In Paenibacillus sp. FSL R7-0345, a single window of DNA contains:
- the rlmN gene encoding 23S rRNA (adenine(2503)-C(2))-methyltransferase RlmN, protein MKPLIYDFSLEELQQWAKDNGEPAFRGGQIFDWLYVKRVNDFESMSNLSKALRAKLDDQFRINALTEITKLESKDGTVKFLFGLHDDHAIETVIMKHNYGNSVCVTTQVGCRIGCTFCASTLGGLKRDLTAGEIVAQVVRSQQILDERNERVSSIVIMGTGEPFENYDATMRFLRLMIHEKGLNIGQRHITVSTSGIVPNIYKFADEDTQINLAISIHAPNDALRSKLMPVNRRYPFDDVIESLRYYQAKTGRRISFEYALIGGVNDQPEHAKELAGVLKTMLCHVNLIPVNHVPERKYVRTSRNDIFEFQRILADQGVNVTIRREQGHDIAAACGQLRAKHMELG, encoded by the coding sequence ATGAAACCTTTAATATATGATTTTTCTTTAGAAGAATTGCAGCAGTGGGCTAAAGACAACGGAGAGCCGGCTTTCCGCGGAGGGCAGATCTTCGACTGGCTGTACGTCAAGCGGGTCAATGATTTTGAATCGATGAGCAACCTGTCCAAGGCGCTGCGTGCAAAGCTGGACGATCAGTTCAGAATTAACGCACTGACTGAAATTACGAAGCTGGAGTCCAAGGACGGTACAGTGAAATTCCTGTTCGGCCTGCATGATGATCATGCAATCGAAACAGTTATTATGAAACACAATTATGGCAACAGCGTATGTGTAACGACACAGGTGGGCTGCCGGATCGGCTGTACGTTCTGCGCCTCCACGCTGGGCGGGCTGAAACGCGACCTTACTGCCGGCGAGATTGTCGCCCAGGTAGTTCGCTCCCAGCAAATTCTAGATGAGCGTAATGAACGTGTCAGCAGTATCGTTATCATGGGTACAGGTGAGCCGTTCGAGAACTACGATGCCACCATGAGATTCCTGCGGCTGATGATCCATGAAAAAGGGCTGAATATCGGACAGCGCCACATCACTGTCTCCACCAGCGGCATTGTGCCGAACATTTACAAATTCGCCGACGAAGACACCCAGATCAATCTGGCGATTTCGATCCATGCACCGAATGATGCGCTGCGTTCCAAGCTGATGCCGGTTAACCGTCGTTACCCGTTTGATGACGTAATTGAATCCCTGCGTTACTATCAGGCCAAGACAGGCCGCCGGATCAGCTTCGAATACGCTCTGATTGGCGGGGTTAATGACCAGCCTGAACACGCCAAGGAACTGGCCGGTGTCCTTAAGACGATGCTGTGCCACGTCAACCTGATTCCGGTTAACCATGTGCCGGAGCGCAAATACGTCCGGACTTCCCGTAATGATATATTTGAATTTCAGCGTATTCTGGCCGACCAGGGCGTGAACGTAACCATCCGCCGTGAGCAGGGCCATGATATTGCGGCCGCATGCGGACAGCTGCGCGCCAAACATATGGAGTTGGGGTGA